A genomic window from Acidobacteriota bacterium includes:
- a CDS encoding ATP-dependent Clp protease adaptor ClpS produces MPKPNLQPEELTIPKSKEKLQKPPLYKVLLHNDDYTTMEFVVFILISVFKKSETEAFVIMLKVHQEGIGVAGVYSYEIAETKAEKVMALARQNEYPLLCTVEEE; encoded by the coding sequence ATGCCTAAGCCGAATTTACAACCTGAAGAACTGACGATTCCAAAGAGCAAGGAGAAACTTCAAAAACCGCCGCTTTACAAAGTGCTTCTGCATAACGATGACTACACCACGATGGAATTCGTGGTCTTCATTTTAATCAGCGTATTCAAAAAATCGGAAACCGAGGCGTTTGTTATCATGCTCAAGGTTCATCAGGAAGGCATAGGGGTAGCCGGGGTTTATTCATATGAAATTGCCGAGACCAAAGCCGAAAAGGTGATGGCTCTCGCCAGACAAAATGAGTATCCTCTATTATGTACCGTCGAAGAGGAATAA
- a CDS encoding 5-(carboxyamino)imidazole ribonucleotide synthase: MIIGILGGGQLGRMLAMAGYPLGLRFRALDPSSSAPAGHLTEHQVDDFTDLEALSRFADGLDIVTYEFENVPVESARFLSRRVPVYPPPVALEKAQDRLVEKSFFQELGIPTPPFVRVETWEDLEAAIKNIGLPALLKTRRFGYDGKGQYTLHKEEDAVLAWQTLGGVPLIFETLIEFEREVSILAVRSTHGETKFYPLVENHHRQGMLRLSLAPAPNLTNELQALAEDYATRVLQALDYVGVLAIEFFQLDGKLYANEMAPRVHNSGHWTIEGAETSQFENHLRAIIGMPLGSTATIGFSAMVNIIGAIPDRRAVLSVPDAHLHLYGKAARPNRKLGHITLRCDSKEALQRQLNQLLERIGEIA, translated from the coding sequence ATGATTATCGGCATACTCGGCGGCGGGCAACTGGGCAGGATGTTAGCGATGGCGGGTTATCCGCTGGGACTCAGATTTCGCGCGCTCGACCCCTCATCATCCGCGCCCGCAGGTCATCTCACCGAACATCAGGTTGATGATTTCACAGACCTCGAAGCGCTGTCGCGTTTTGCCGACGGACTCGATATTGTCACTTATGAATTTGAAAATGTGCCCGTCGAATCGGCGCGGTTTTTAAGTCGCCGCGTGCCGGTGTATCCGCCACCCGTTGCTTTGGAAAAAGCTCAAGACCGACTGGTTGAAAAAAGCTTTTTTCAGGAACTGGGAATTCCGACGCCACCTTTCGTCCGCGTCGAAACTTGGGAAGATTTGGAAGCGGCGATTAAAAACATCGGATTGCCGGCACTATTGAAAACCCGGCGATTCGGTTATGACGGCAAAGGTCAATACACCCTTCATAAAGAAGAAGACGCTGTGCTCGCCTGGCAGACGCTTGGCGGGGTGCCGCTCATATTTGAAACCTTGATTGAATTTGAGCGCGAGGTTTCGATTCTCGCCGTCAGAAGCACCCACGGCGAAACCAAATTTTATCCGCTGGTTGAAAATCATCATCGACAGGGAATGCTCAGACTGTCGCTTGCGCCCGCGCCAAATCTGACGAATGAGTTGCAAGCCCTAGCCGAAGACTATGCGACACGCGTGTTGCAGGCGCTCGATTATGTTGGGGTTCTGGCGATTGAATTTTTTCAACTGGATGGCAAGTTATACGCCAATGAAATGGCGCCGCGGGTGCATAATTCCGGGCATTGGACGATTGAAGGAGCCGAAACCAGTCAGTTTGAAAATCATCTGCGAGCGATTATCGGAATGCCTTTGGGGTCAACGGCAACCATCGGATTTTCTGCAATGGTCAATATCATCGGTGCCATTCCAGACCGTCGCGCTGTCCTGAGCGTTCCCGATGCGCATTTGCATCTGTACGGCAAAGCGGCGCGACCCAATCGTAAACTCGGGCATATCACCTTGCGTTGTGATAGCAAAGAAGCGCTGCAACGACAACTCAACCAATTGCTCGAACGAATTGGCGAAATCGCTTAG